AAGTGCGATCCCCACTGGTCCCGAACATAGTCCGCGTACCGCGAAAGGTGGGCATCGGCGTCGTGCGTGGACCAACCGGCGGAAGCCGAGCGCGACGAAGCGTCAATCAGGAACTCGGCCGCGAACCGGGCCGATTCCATAGCGTAGGAAATGCCCTCGCCGTTGAACGGGGACACCATGCCGCCGGCGTCGCCCAGCAGGAGCAGTCCGGGCGAGTAGTGCGGCGTGCGGTTGAAGCCCATGGGCAGCGCGGCGCCGCGGATCTCCCCCACCTGGTTTTCCGGCGTGAATCCCCACTCGGCAGGCATGCCGGCGGTCCATTCGCGCAGGACCTGCTTGTAGTCGAGCTTGCCGAACTCCTTGGACGAGTTCAGGATGCCCAGGCCAACATTGGACGTGCCGTCACCGACGCCGAACACCCACCCGTATCCGGGCAGCGGCTTACCGGACTTGCCGGGAAGTTCCAGCCAGCCTTCCATCCAGTCGTCGTCGTGACGCGGCGACGTGAAGTAAGTACGGACGGCGACGCCCAACGGACGGTCGTCGCGCTTGTGCATGCCCAGCGACACAGCGGTTCGCGTCGAATTGCCGTCCGCAGCGAGCACGACGTCGGCGTGGAAGTCGCGCGTTTCGCCCGTCTTTCGCCCGGACTCGTCCAGGACGGAAGCCCGGGCGCCAATGACGCGGCCGTCGTCCGCAGTCAACGCGGAGGTGACACTGTGGCGTTCAAGCACGACGGCGCCCGCGGACTGGGCGTGACGGGCCAGATCCTCGTCGAAACCGAGGCGGGTCCGGATCAGTCCGTACGTGGGAAAGTCGGCTACCTCGGGCCAGGGCAGCTCGATGGTGCGACCACCGGCAATGAGGCGAAGGCCCTTGTTGCGCCTCCACCCTTCCGAAACAGCGTGGGGCAGTCCGAGCTTCTGAATTTCGCGGACAGCGCGCGGAGTAAGCCCATCGCCACAGACTTTTTCACGGGGAAAAGAGGTCTTTTCCAGCACCGTGACATCGACGCCCGCTTGGGCGAGGTAATACGCGGCGGTGGACCCTGCCGGGCCCGCGCCAACAATCAGTACTTTCACGTCGTCCTAAATAAGCAGGCAGTACGAGGTCAGCCGGCCTGGTGGCGCGGCTTGATCTGGCGGCGAAGCTTTGCCACTGGAACACTTTCGCGGTGCTCGTCGGGCTTCTGCGCACGGTGCACGGCAACGATGCCGCCACTGAGATTGCGGTAAGTGATGTCCGTCCAGCCGGCATCGCTGAGCCACTGGGCCAGGTGGTCCTGGTCCGGCCAGGCGCGGATGGACTCGGCAAGGTACACGTAGGCGTCCGGGTTGGAGGACACCTTGGTGGCGATGGCGGGGAGGGCGCGCATCAGGTACTCGGTGTAGAGGTTGCGCCACAGGGGAACCACGGGGTGCGAGAACTCGGCAATGACCAGGCGGCCGCCGGGCTTGGTGACGCGCAGCATTTCCTCAAGGGCCTTGCGGGGTTCCACCACGTTGCGGAGGCCGAAGGAAATGGTGGAAGCGTCGAAGCTGTTGTCAGCGAACGGCAGGTTGGTTGCGTCACCGGCAATGAAGTCGATGTCCGGGCGGCGGCGCTTGCCCACCTTGAGCATGCCCAGGGAGAAGTCGCAGGCCACTACGTCCACGCCCGCGTCGGCGTAGGGTTCGCTGGAAGTTCCCGTTCCGGCGGCGAGGTCCAGGACCTTCTGGCCTACCTTCACATCCATGGCATCAACTACGATCCGGCGCCAACGCCGCGTCTGCCCCATGGACAGGACATCATTGACGACATCGTATTTTGGGGCGACATCATCAAACATCGTCGCAACTTCGTCCGGACGCTTTTCCAAGGATGCTCGGTTCACCCTGTAATTGTCTCAGAC
This genomic interval from Paenarthrobacter aurescens TC1 contains the following:
- a CDS encoding ubiquinone/menaquinone biosynthesis methyltransferase (identified by match to protein family HMM PF01209; match to protein family HMM TIGR01934), with product MNRASLEKRPDEVATMFDDVAPKYDVVNDVLSMGQTRRWRRIVVDAMDVKVGQKVLDLAAGTGTSSEPYADAGVDVVACDFSLGMLKVGKRRRPDIDFIAGDATNLPFADNSFDASTISFGLRNVVEPRKALEEMLRVTKPGGRLVIAEFSHPVVPLWRNLYTEYLMRALPAIATKVSSNPDAYVYLAESIRAWPDQDHLAQWLSDAGWTDITYRNLSGGIVAVHRAQKPDEHRESVPVAKLRRQIKPRHQAG
- a CDS encoding putative monooxygenase, FAD-binding (identified by match to protein family HMM PF01266; match to protein family HMM PF01494; match to protein family HMM PF04820; match to protein family HMM TIGR02032); protein product: MKVLIVGAGPAGSTAAYYLAQAGVDVTVLEKTSFPREKVCGDGLTPRAVREIQKLGLPHAVSEGWRRNKGLRLIAGGRTIELPWPEVADFPTYGLIRTRLGFDEDLARHAQSAGAVVLERHSVTSALTADDGRVIGARASVLDESGRKTGETRDFHADVVLAADGNSTRTAVSLGMHKRDDRPLGVAVRTYFTSPRHDDDWMEGWLELPGKSGKPLPGYGWVFGVGDGTSNVGLGILNSSKEFGKLDYKQVLREWTAGMPAEWGFTPENQVGEIRGAALPMGFNRTPHYSPGLLLLGDAGGMVSPFNGEGISYAMESARFAAEFLIDASSRSASAGWSTHDADAHLSRYADYVRDQWGSHFTLGRLFASLIGKPAVMKLALRTGMPIPVLMRFVVRMLANLTDPSAKGFEDRVIRVLEMLVPATSNTSPASALTPVGTDSAVSATTS